The following are from one region of the Actinoplanes sp. L3-i22 genome:
- the ppk2 gene encoding polyphosphate kinase 2, with protein sequence MPLTGLPSPATGNGRTPEPRPVTAFTPIPDLAEAYQQAQRELEALKRDHRRVARKLRAEKQLRPWQVELLKLQRHLEAHRMRMIVLFEGRDAAGKGGTIRRATRYMNEKHYRVVALGKPTEEQRSEWYFQRYVAQLPAGGEIVLFDRSWYNRAMVEPVFGFCTEQEYEHFMLGVTGFEKDLVRQGTILVKLYFSVTREEQRRRFARRLDDPLRQWKFSEIDMQAQDRWDDFTTRKYEMLKHTGTPSAPWVIIRSGDKQRARINAIKVVLNAVDYDDRDPGLDFEPDRDVVLSDTEEIMLMEAERTRRGSFTS encoded by the coding sequence ATGCCGCTGACAGGCCTCCCGTCGCCGGCCACCGGCAACGGGCGGACGCCCGAGCCGCGACCGGTGACCGCGTTTACGCCGATCCCGGATCTCGCCGAGGCGTACCAGCAGGCCCAGCGGGAGCTCGAGGCGCTCAAGCGGGATCACCGGCGAGTCGCCCGCAAACTGCGGGCGGAGAAGCAGCTCCGCCCCTGGCAGGTGGAACTGCTCAAGCTGCAAAGGCATCTCGAGGCCCATCGGATGCGGATGATCGTGCTGTTCGAGGGGCGCGACGCGGCCGGCAAGGGCGGCACCATCCGGCGAGCCACCCGCTACATGAACGAAAAGCACTACCGGGTGGTCGCGCTCGGCAAGCCCACCGAGGAGCAGCGATCCGAATGGTACTTCCAGCGCTATGTGGCGCAGCTGCCCGCTGGTGGGGAGATCGTGCTGTTCGACCGCAGCTGGTACAACCGCGCCATGGTCGAGCCGGTGTTCGGCTTCTGCACCGAACAGGAGTACGAGCACTTCATGCTCGGGGTCACCGGGTTCGAGAAGGATCTCGTCCGCCAGGGCACCATCCTGGTCAAGCTCTACTTCAGCGTGACCAGGGAGGAACAGCGCCGGCGGTTCGCGCGCCGTCTCGACGACCCGCTGCGGCAGTGGAAGTTCAGTGAGATCGACATGCAGGCACAGGACCGCTGGGACGACTTCACCACCCGCAAGTACGAGATGCTCAAGCACACCGGCACACCCAGCGCACCATGGGTGATCATCCGGTCCGGTGACAAGCAGCGCGCCCGGATCAACGCGATCAAAGTCGTGCTCAACGCGGTCGACTACGACGACCGTGACCCCGGTCTGGACTTCGAGCCGGACCGCGACGTGGTGCTCTCCGACACCGAGGAGATCATGCTGATGGAGGCCGAACGCACCCGCCGCGGCAGCTTCACCAGTTGA
- a CDS encoding sodium:proton antiporter yields MDAAALALVALVVFGWGLFSVRLGRADLSAPIVFVTVGLLFAEALHVLELTPSQEAVRVLAELTLVWVLFADASRVGVREFRADLGLYTRLLAVGLPLTIAAGALLASWLFDGLGVWLVLLIGAALAPTDAALGAAVMSDPKVPERVRRVLNVESGLNDGIATPVVTVAIAGAAAAESSHSGVGPGAALLDLAIGAAAGMVIGLAGGVAMRQARRRGWMSEDFAGPGVLALAVLAYTATLWLDGNGFVAAFVAGLAFGNTAGRGGAREVFYVEQTAGLVSLLTWLLFGAVAVPVVLAHADWQVVVYAVLSLTVVRMVPVALVLIGTGLPARTVAFIGWFGPRGLASIIFALIALEDLHAGAERAVAVIGMTVLLSVFGHGLSAKPLANRYADPLVPAPGSGPETELPVRGLLHRHPGAGTRPPGPEPGR; encoded by the coding sequence ATGGACGCGGCAGCCCTGGCCCTGGTCGCGCTGGTCGTCTTCGGCTGGGGGCTGTTCTCGGTCCGGCTCGGCCGGGCCGATCTGAGCGCGCCGATCGTGTTCGTCACGGTCGGGCTGCTGTTCGCCGAGGCGCTGCACGTGCTGGAGCTGACCCCGTCGCAGGAGGCGGTCCGGGTGCTCGCCGAGCTCACCCTGGTGTGGGTGCTGTTCGCCGATGCCTCCCGGGTGGGCGTGCGGGAGTTTCGCGCGGATCTGGGCCTGTACACGCGGCTGCTCGCGGTCGGGCTTCCGTTGACGATCGCGGCGGGGGCGCTGCTGGCGTCGTGGTTGTTCGACGGCCTGGGCGTGTGGCTGGTGCTGCTGATCGGTGCCGCGCTGGCGCCGACCGATGCGGCGCTGGGCGCGGCGGTGATGTCCGACCCGAAGGTTCCGGAGCGGGTCCGGCGCGTTCTGAACGTGGAGAGCGGGCTCAACGACGGCATCGCCACCCCGGTCGTGACGGTGGCGATCGCCGGTGCCGCGGCCGCGGAGAGCAGCCACAGCGGCGTCGGCCCGGGTGCCGCCCTGCTCGATCTGGCGATCGGTGCGGCGGCCGGGATGGTGATCGGGCTGGCCGGCGGGGTAGCGATGCGTCAGGCCCGGCGCCGCGGATGGATGTCGGAGGACTTCGCCGGGCCGGGCGTGCTGGCGCTCGCGGTGCTGGCGTACACGGCCACGCTGTGGCTCGACGGCAACGGGTTCGTGGCCGCCTTCGTGGCCGGGCTCGCGTTCGGTAACACGGCCGGTCGCGGCGGAGCCCGGGAGGTCTTCTACGTGGAGCAGACCGCCGGGCTGGTGTCGCTGCTGACGTGGCTGCTGTTCGGTGCGGTCGCCGTCCCGGTGGTGCTGGCGCACGCCGACTGGCAGGTGGTCGTCTACGCGGTGCTGAGCCTGACCGTGGTCCGGATGGTGCCGGTCGCGCTGGTGCTGATCGGAACCGGGCTGCCGGCGCGGACGGTGGCGTTCATCGGCTGGTTCGGGCCCCGCGGTCTGGCTTCGATCATCTTCGCGTTGATCGCTCTGGAGGACCTGCACGCCGGCGCCGAGCGCGCGGTGGCGGTGATCGGCATGACTGTGCTGCTGAGCGTGTTCGGCCACGGCCTGAGCGCGAAACCCCTCGCGAACCGGTACGCCGATCCGCTCGTCCCGGCCCCGGGCTCCGGGCCGGAGACCGAGCTGCCGGTACGTGGTCTTCTGCACCGCCATCCGGGCGCCGGGACGAGACCTCCGGGCCCGGAGCCCGGCCGATGA
- a CDS encoding cellulose-binding domain-containing protein: MARHPRKDISVTAEMTEPPTTARPPRRIRILRSLAGLFVLLVAAGFVTVAANPAVAAAGCRVDYSVNQWSTGFTGNVTITNLGDAINGWTLQFDYPGNQQISQSWNSTFVQSGQHVTLRDAGYNAAIATNAGVTAGFNATFSGSNPAPTAFTLNGVACTGATAPTTPATTTPTTTTPTTAPPAGDPWNPPSQYVAPLASTWKHQEDTYADLYGFKNYLFDQVMAAKGSINYCVRWESTATVTAALRDQIQTALQGQFQKWVDQLTENGAGWNGWPYKQIPVKVVGWAVRDRNQLQWSDSSVDIYVNDINEGAPQCSPPCGRFFHQDGNYSGCPGGASHHYDLSLWLTQGMGLGGAGGDWGQRIDKDYFVNALGSADIHILLHEMGHSWGLNDFYDFDPLPSEGFVMKAGSATQITAFDKWMLRDFWRHLKNRYGL, encoded by the coding sequence GTGGCGCGCCATCCCCGAAAGGACATCTCCGTGACCGCAGAGATGACCGAGCCACCCACGACGGCTCGCCCGCCCCGGCGTATTCGCATTCTGCGCAGCCTTGCCGGGCTGTTCGTACTGCTCGTCGCCGCCGGTTTTGTCACCGTCGCGGCGAACCCCGCCGTCGCGGCGGCCGGTTGCCGGGTCGACTATTCGGTCAACCAGTGGAGTACCGGCTTCACCGGCAACGTCACCATCACCAACCTGGGCGACGCCATCAACGGCTGGACCCTGCAGTTCGACTACCCCGGAAACCAGCAGATCAGCCAGAGCTGGAACAGCACCTTCGTCCAATCCGGGCAGCACGTCACGCTGCGCGATGCCGGCTACAACGCCGCGATCGCGACCAACGCCGGCGTCACGGCGGGCTTCAATGCCACCTTCTCCGGCAGCAACCCCGCTCCCACGGCGTTCACCCTCAACGGCGTGGCCTGCACCGGCGCCACGGCGCCGACAACGCCGGCGACGACCACCCCCACGACGACCACCCCCACCACCGCGCCGCCGGCCGGCGACCCGTGGAACCCGCCGTCGCAGTACGTCGCGCCGCTCGCGTCCACCTGGAAGCATCAGGAGGACACCTACGCCGACCTGTACGGTTTCAAGAATTACCTGTTCGACCAGGTGATGGCGGCCAAGGGCAGCATCAATTACTGCGTCCGCTGGGAATCGACCGCGACGGTCACGGCTGCGCTGCGCGATCAGATCCAGACCGCGCTGCAGGGGCAGTTCCAGAAATGGGTCGATCAGCTCACCGAGAACGGCGCCGGCTGGAACGGATGGCCGTACAAGCAGATTCCGGTCAAGGTCGTCGGCTGGGCCGTGCGCGACCGCAACCAGCTGCAGTGGTCGGACAGCTCGGTGGACATCTACGTCAATGACATCAACGAGGGTGCGCCGCAGTGCAGCCCGCCCTGTGGACGGTTCTTCCACCAGGACGGCAACTATTCCGGTTGCCCCGGCGGAGCGTCACACCACTACGACCTGTCGCTCTGGCTCACCCAGGGAATGGGCCTGGGCGGCGCCGGCGGTGACTGGGGTCAGCGCATCGACAAGGACTACTTCGTCAACGCGCTGGGCTCGGCCGACATCCACATCCTGCTACACGAAATGGGGCACAGCTGGGGCCTCAACGACTTCTACGACTTCGACCCGCTGCCCAGCGAGGGCTTCGTCATGAAGGCCGGAAGCGCCACCCAGATCACCGCATTCGACAAATGGATGCTGCGCGACTTCTGGCGCCATCTCAAGAACCGCTATGGCTTGTAA
- a CDS encoding RICIN domain-containing protein, with product MRIVAVLALVAGIATIATPAQAATAGPFQIYNKAYGQCVDVPGGSTADSVQLRIWPCNGTDAQKWWLEDIGLGATRFRNVHSNKCIDVRGNSQSPFAVVQQYTCNSTFAQQWSVGVVLGNDGRLWRDPQHYAVNQCLDTVGGATSSLMQYTCQGNDPQLWMFQVP from the coding sequence ATGAGGATCGTGGCGGTGCTGGCCCTGGTGGCCGGAATCGCCACCATCGCCACCCCGGCGCAGGCTGCCACCGCCGGGCCGTTCCAGATCTACAACAAGGCGTACGGGCAGTGTGTCGACGTGCCAGGCGGCTCCACCGCCGACTCCGTACAGCTGCGGATCTGGCCCTGCAACGGCACCGACGCCCAGAAATGGTGGCTGGAGGACATCGGGCTGGGCGCCACCCGGTTCCGGAACGTGCACAGCAACAAGTGCATCGACGTCCGCGGAAACTCCCAGTCACCGTTCGCTGTCGTCCAGCAGTACACCTGCAACAGCACTTTCGCGCAGCAGTGGAGTGTCGGGGTGGTACTGGGCAACGACGGCCGGCTCTGGCGGGATCCGCAGCACTACGCGGTCAACCAGTGCCTGGACACGGTCGGCGGGGCGACGAGCTCGCTGATGCAGTACACCTGCCAGGGCAACGACCCCCAGCTGTGGATGTTCCAGGTGCCGTGA
- a CDS encoding DUF3375 domain-containing protein produces the protein MATRGVEGAYQGALRAFQNPMLALLHQTHAPFVVTVLAMVFTAERPTVVVADAHAEINDALKQLRAAGYGDEDSQPLPVGNARDLCRQWVQAGWLVRQVSDDAEVYRLSAYGVGALEVAGRVGGARTRVSESRVRTLLEAIERLAQDADPDLMSRMVRLHEEIQLRQRELTRLEKGGAVETADDEQLLEAAENVLHLARELPADFARVAESIKAIQRDVVAELRHDVRPTGEVLREYLARGQRILDATPEGRAFAGALRLIGDPGQIDNLWGQLRIVLRHRFTGLLPEQQRRELTDISRRIEQGVREVLAAQRQASHVITTQVRNHDPMRDRQVDELLRDVMSGLHKWVSGSRRGEAVEPLRRLPVADVGHLRQRMSDLRPQQPPAPLRDWDESEDMPAADTRAWGGPRYAELRAHLEAFADGAASVDVVAAFRAGGAEIQRPVDLLGLLEVADGAGMTETDEVALVDTVRPDRTRRRFALGNVVASNPLLADGSGSDE, from the coding sequence ATGGCTACGCGAGGTGTTGAAGGTGCTTACCAGGGGGCGCTCCGGGCGTTTCAGAATCCGATGCTCGCCTTGCTGCACCAGACGCACGCGCCGTTCGTGGTGACCGTGTTGGCGATGGTTTTCACCGCCGAGCGTCCGACGGTTGTCGTGGCGGACGCGCACGCGGAGATCAACGACGCTCTCAAGCAGTTGCGGGCGGCCGGGTACGGCGACGAGGACAGTCAGCCGCTGCCCGTGGGGAACGCGCGTGATCTCTGCCGGCAGTGGGTGCAGGCCGGGTGGCTGGTGCGGCAGGTGTCCGACGACGCCGAGGTGTATCGGCTTTCGGCGTACGGCGTCGGCGCGCTGGAGGTCGCCGGCCGGGTCGGCGGCGCGCGCACGCGGGTGTCGGAGTCACGGGTCAGGACGTTGCTGGAGGCGATCGAGCGACTGGCGCAGGACGCCGATCCGGACCTGATGTCGCGCATGGTGCGCCTGCACGAGGAGATCCAGCTGCGGCAGAGGGAGCTGACCCGGCTCGAGAAGGGTGGCGCCGTTGAGACCGCCGACGACGAGCAGCTTCTCGAGGCGGCCGAGAACGTGCTGCACCTGGCCCGGGAGCTGCCGGCGGACTTCGCCCGGGTGGCCGAGTCGATCAAAGCGATTCAGCGTGACGTCGTCGCGGAGTTGCGGCACGACGTCCGGCCGACCGGTGAGGTGCTGCGGGAGTACCTCGCGCGGGGCCAGCGGATCCTGGACGCGACCCCCGAAGGCCGCGCGTTCGCGGGGGCGTTGCGCCTGATCGGGGACCCGGGGCAGATCGACAACCTGTGGGGTCAGCTGCGGATCGTGCTGCGGCACCGGTTCACCGGCCTGCTGCCGGAGCAGCAACGCCGCGAGCTGACCGACATCTCCCGGCGGATCGAGCAGGGCGTCCGGGAGGTGCTGGCCGCCCAGCGGCAGGCGTCGCATGTCATCACCACCCAGGTCCGCAATCACGATCCGATGCGGGACCGCCAGGTCGACGAACTGCTGCGGGACGTGATGTCCGGCCTGCACAAATGGGTGTCCGGTTCGCGCCGCGGCGAGGCCGTCGAGCCGTTGCGCCGCCTGCCGGTCGCCGACGTCGGGCATCTGCGTCAGCGGATGAGTGACCTGCGGCCTCAGCAGCCGCCCGCGCCGCTGCGGGACTGGGACGAGTCCGAGGACATGCCGGCCGCGGACACCCGGGCCTGGGGCGGTCCCCGGTACGCCGAGCTGCGCGCGCACCTGGAAGCGTTCGCGGACGGCGCGGCCAGCGTCGACGTGGTGGCCGCGTTCCGCGCCGGGGGCGCGGAGATCCAGCGGCCGGTTGACCTGCTCGGCCTGCTGGAGGTCGCCGACGGCGCCGGGATGACCGAGACCGACGAGGTCGCGCTGGTCGACACGGTGCGACCGGATCGGACCCGGCGCCGATTCGCCCTCGGCAATGTGGTGGCATCGAACCCCTTGCTCGCGGACGGGAGTGGTAGTGATGAGTGA
- a CDS encoding DUF4194 domain-containing protein, protein MSEPEGLAAGFIDPVSMEEDPAELFAGDAGTLDVEIRRVLVQLLRRKFLLAEKSPAQWRTLLENQQIIESRLHDLFVRLVVDHDRGVAYKQQVRSVELDVPILLKDDPYNRAETLVLVHLRTVFQRERGTGETSARVDIEELEQTVLTYFDPHDLNLARRQQEVRNAVQRLVTEGLLAEESAGRYRITPMVEVVLSTEKLAEMNQWLREQNEAAA, encoded by the coding sequence ATGAGTGAGCCGGAAGGCTTGGCGGCCGGGTTCATCGATCCCGTTTCCATGGAGGAGGATCCGGCCGAGCTGTTCGCCGGTGACGCCGGCACGCTGGACGTGGAGATACGCCGGGTGCTGGTCCAGTTGCTGCGGCGTAAGTTCCTGCTCGCCGAGAAGAGCCCGGCGCAGTGGCGCACGTTGCTGGAGAACCAGCAGATCATCGAGTCGCGTCTGCACGACCTGTTCGTGCGTCTCGTGGTCGACCACGACCGGGGTGTCGCCTACAAGCAGCAGGTGCGGTCGGTCGAGCTGGACGTGCCGATCCTGCTCAAGGACGACCCCTACAACCGGGCCGAGACGCTGGTCCTGGTGCATCTGCGGACCGTCTTCCAGCGGGAACGCGGCACGGGTGAGACGTCCGCGCGGGTGGACATCGAGGAGTTGGAGCAGACCGTGCTGACCTACTTCGACCCGCACGACCTCAACCTGGCCCGGCGCCAGCAGGAGGTCCGCAACGCGGTGCAGCGACTGGTGACCGAGGGTCTGCTCGCGGAGGAGTCCGCCGGCCGGTACCGGATCACCCCGATGGTGGAGGTCGTCCTGAGCACGGAAAAGCTGGCCGAAATGAACCAGTGGCTGCGGGAACAGAACGAGGCCGCCGCGTGA
- a CDS encoding ATP-binding protein has translation MIDTLFGLIPVASRGQQWVARDLQLVNWGGYDGYHHLRLASGATLLSGGSGSGKSTLMDSYIALLMPHTTPFNGASNGGVVGRPRGKDQRNILSYARGKLDESRTDGETKVRVLRGDGRDTWSAIALTWVDHTGAEFTALRAWYVPSSARTLDDVVAVRATCDRGYQLRALEGPAGAKFARAEVVATGLNWCETDRDFTARLHTTLGIGAAGDGNKAVALLGRIQAGQQITTVDALYKTMVLEEPSTLATSDAVVQQFDELSGTRARMITARQQVKALTPIRGHRQTIDDAVDRLRSIDEIGSFSDAASPAALWRHQRRLDLLRSAEEDLGQRHRRAQEELSETNTLVTAAETRRDGVSDTIRASGGDRMDTAQREIRVVEQRLGHVERARERLDRGLVTLGAPVTTADDFAALIDDAHRTLADVDARKTAQTTYAEAVLIRKEAERELEALRAEHKAVKARRGNISTDLHAARAALAEAAGLTPDDLPFVGELIEVRTEFEPWRDAFNLALGGFATRMLIDIGRLNAFREAINAVPTARRIQFEGVRTGQRDEVGLDGNTLPGRLDYRPSPFTAWLRSELARRFAFVCVDTPRLLPQYSKALTITGQTSEGGRGAHGGQGRANVLGFTNSRTLADLETRIGLARQRHDDAVAEVTRAEEDLNSLEARRAVYQSLTELTWDQVDVDAVRAEQQRWNDVVDEIRAGNPEIDQLQGQLDTLKQQVRDLTERVGRQKDAVEALGKSWASIVDEVDRAQTALDTAAESGVEVSEEHRHYLETLFDGDTDGLEQFDAAAKNAGARLDTDRRAATESIGRSRKALVDTFSTFLERWPNPNLGDDPDASYRDFDRLLTDLETSGLHELETEWRDSLLNLSGNDLTGLDSELAAAVREIRDRIDPVNRILAELPFADDNHRLRIDPQESHSTARARFRKELRDVRAVIDKAATDDERERAYHRMVKVIDRIRRTAPDFADLVDVRNHVRISAEKIDLDGRHVAVYDHIGEKSGGESQELVAFIVGAALRYQLGDAGAARPRYAPVFLDEALIKADAHFTGRAIGAWRGLGFQLIIGAPNDKHSAIEPHVDAEYVILKNPHGRSRAKLLVGVA, from the coding sequence ATGATCGACACGCTGTTCGGGCTGATCCCGGTGGCGTCCCGGGGTCAGCAGTGGGTGGCGCGGGACCTGCAACTGGTCAACTGGGGCGGCTACGACGGATACCACCACCTGCGGCTCGCGTCGGGCGCGACGCTGCTCAGCGGAGGTTCCGGATCGGGCAAGTCGACGCTGATGGACTCGTACATCGCGCTGCTCATGCCGCACACCACGCCGTTCAACGGGGCGTCCAACGGCGGCGTCGTCGGCCGGCCGAGAGGCAAAGATCAAAGAAACATTCTTTCGTACGCACGGGGCAAGCTCGACGAGTCGCGAACCGACGGTGAGACGAAGGTGCGGGTGTTGCGCGGCGACGGCCGTGACACCTGGTCGGCGATCGCGTTGACCTGGGTGGACCACACCGGCGCCGAGTTCACCGCGTTGCGGGCCTGGTACGTCCCGTCGTCCGCGCGCACCCTGGACGACGTCGTCGCGGTCCGCGCCACCTGCGACCGCGGCTATCAGCTGCGGGCGCTGGAAGGCCCGGCCGGTGCGAAGTTCGCCCGGGCCGAGGTCGTGGCCACCGGCTTGAACTGGTGTGAGACCGACCGCGATTTCACCGCCCGCCTGCACACGACGCTCGGTATCGGCGCCGCCGGTGACGGGAACAAGGCGGTCGCACTGCTGGGACGGATCCAGGCCGGCCAGCAGATCACCACGGTCGACGCCCTCTACAAGACGATGGTCCTCGAGGAGCCGTCCACGCTGGCCACCTCGGACGCGGTGGTGCAGCAGTTCGACGAGCTGTCCGGCACCCGCGCCCGGATGATCACCGCCCGCCAGCAGGTGAAGGCCCTGACCCCGATCCGCGGGCACCGGCAGACCATCGACGACGCGGTGGACCGGTTGCGCTCGATCGACGAGATCGGATCCTTCAGCGACGCGGCGTCGCCGGCCGCCCTGTGGCGTCATCAACGCCGGCTCGACCTGTTGCGCTCGGCCGAAGAGGACCTGGGTCAGCGGCACCGCCGGGCCCAGGAAGAACTGTCGGAGACGAACACCCTGGTCACAGCGGCCGAGACGCGGCGCGACGGGGTGTCCGACACCATCCGTGCCTCCGGCGGCGACCGCATGGACACCGCGCAGCGGGAGATCCGCGTCGTCGAGCAGCGGCTGGGTCACGTCGAACGCGCCCGGGAACGCCTGGACCGGGGACTGGTCACGCTCGGCGCCCCGGTCACGACCGCCGACGACTTCGCCGCCCTGATCGACGACGCGCACCGGACTCTGGCCGACGTCGACGCGCGGAAGACCGCGCAAACCACGTACGCCGAAGCGGTTTTGATCAGAAAAGAAGCGGAGCGCGAGCTGGAAGCGTTGCGCGCCGAACACAAGGCGGTCAAGGCGCGGCGCGGCAACATCTCCACCGACCTGCACGCGGCCCGCGCGGCGCTGGCCGAGGCGGCCGGGCTCACCCCCGATGACCTGCCGTTCGTCGGCGAGCTGATCGAGGTGCGGACGGAGTTCGAGCCGTGGCGCGACGCGTTCAACCTGGCGCTCGGCGGATTCGCGACCCGGATGCTGATCGACATCGGACGGTTGAACGCGTTCCGCGAGGCGATCAACGCGGTGCCGACCGCCCGGCGGATCCAGTTCGAGGGCGTACGCACCGGACAGCGGGACGAGGTCGGACTGGACGGCAACACGCTCCCGGGCCGCCTCGACTACCGGCCGTCGCCGTTCACCGCCTGGCTCAGGAGCGAACTCGCCCGCCGGTTCGCCTTCGTCTGCGTCGACACGCCCCGGCTGCTGCCGCAGTACTCCAAAGCGTTGACGATCACCGGCCAGACCTCGGAAGGCGGCCGGGGCGCACACGGCGGCCAGGGCCGGGCCAACGTGCTCGGCTTCACCAACAGCCGGACGCTCGCCGACCTGGAGACCCGGATCGGTCTCGCCCGCCAGCGCCATGACGACGCGGTCGCTGAGGTAACGCGAGCGGAGGAGGACCTCAACTCGCTCGAAGCCCGGCGCGCGGTCTACCAGTCCCTGACCGAGCTGACCTGGGACCAGGTGGATGTCGACGCCGTCCGCGCGGAACAGCAGCGCTGGAACGATGTCGTCGACGAGATCCGCGCCGGCAACCCGGAGATCGACCAGCTGCAGGGTCAGCTCGACACCCTGAAACAGCAGGTGCGAGACCTGACCGAGCGGGTCGGCCGGCAGAAGGACGCCGTGGAAGCGCTCGGGAAGTCGTGGGCGTCGATCGTCGACGAGGTGGATCGCGCCCAGACGGCGCTGGACACGGCCGCCGAGTCCGGCGTCGAGGTCAGCGAGGAGCACCGGCACTACCTGGAGACGCTGTTCGACGGTGACACCGACGGGCTCGAACAGTTCGACGCGGCGGCGAAAAACGCCGGCGCGCGGCTCGACACCGACCGGCGAGCCGCGACGGAGTCGATCGGCCGATCACGGAAAGCGCTGGTCGACACGTTCTCCACGTTCCTCGAACGCTGGCCGAACCCGAACCTCGGCGACGACCCGGACGCCTCCTACCGCGACTTCGACCGCCTGCTCACCGACCTGGAGACCAGCGGCCTGCACGAACTCGAAACGGAGTGGCGCGACAGCCTGCTCAACCTGTCCGGCAACGACCTGACCGGACTGGACAGCGAACTCGCGGCCGCCGTCCGGGAGATCCGCGACCGGATCGACCCGGTCAACCGCATCCTGGCCGAACTGCCGTTCGCCGACGACAACCACCGGCTGCGCATCGACCCGCAGGAGAGCCACTCCACGGCCCGCGCCCGCTTCCGCAAGGAACTACGCGACGTACGGGCCGTCATCGACAAGGCGGCGACCGACGACGAGCGGGAACGCGCCTACCACCGGATGGTCAAGGTGATCGACCGGATCCGCCGTACCGCGCCGGACTTCGCCGACCTCGTCGACGTACGCAACCACGTCCGGATCAGCGCCGAGAAGATCGACCTCGACGGCCGGCACGTCGCCGTCTACGACCACATCGGCGAGAAGTCCGGCGGCGAATCGCAGGAACTCGTCGCGTTCATCGTCGGCGCCGCCCTGCGCTACCAGTTGGGTGACGCCGGCGCCGCCCGGCCCCGCTACGCCCCGGTCTTCCTGGACGAGGCGCTGATCAAGGCGGACGCGCACTTCACCGGCCGGGCCATCGGCGCGTGGCGCGGCCTGGGCTTCCAACTGATCATCGGCGCCCCGAACGACAAGCACAGCGCGATCGAACCGCACGTCGACGCCGAGTACGTGATCCTCAAGAACCCGCACGGTCGGTCCCGGGCGAAGCTCCTGGTCGGGGTTGCGTGA
- a CDS encoding Wadjet anti-phage system protein JetD domain-containing protein has protein sequence MSGLVDPDDAVAAVRRQIEQKWAAAVCGEPVEFSVRLRPGVRTGKAVEQIGHATWHGWNMRWRAFGDRLPAGVEVVRACVTVRGVAGDFPVALTADLDGAVALAAAAVDIGRARALAAALQSAGAVLTPATLRAVYGLPANDVDVLISAVTWLREHPDAGGWTLRQLPVPGMHTKWLDTHGALLRDVTARDVRDEVRPRLTVMHLTYVDPRHAASGRRRHDAWTSGDVHDIAYQPRVVLVVENRDSRLWFPPISDTIVVEGGGKAAAALLANVPWIRAAEHVVYWGDIDADGYAILDHFRAALAKPVASILMDAADLHRYARHGVNHDKAGRAIKPSSAVLAHLTEAESIAYNTIATAGPTPFRRIEQEAVPLTHAATRLLEIVDGSVRQ, from the coding sequence GTGAGCGGGCTCGTCGACCCGGACGACGCCGTCGCGGCCGTTCGCCGCCAGATCGAGCAGAAGTGGGCGGCGGCGGTCTGTGGGGAGCCGGTCGAATTCTCCGTCCGGCTCCGGCCCGGAGTGCGGACGGGCAAGGCCGTCGAACAGATCGGGCACGCCACCTGGCACGGGTGGAACATGCGGTGGCGCGCCTTCGGTGACCGGCTTCCGGCCGGTGTGGAGGTCGTCCGCGCTTGCGTGACCGTACGGGGAGTCGCCGGTGACTTCCCGGTCGCGCTCACCGCGGATCTGGACGGCGCCGTCGCCCTCGCCGCTGCGGCCGTGGACATCGGCCGGGCCCGTGCGCTGGCCGCGGCCCTGCAGTCCGCCGGGGCGGTCCTCACCCCGGCCACGCTGCGGGCCGTCTACGGTCTGCCCGCCAACGACGTGGACGTGCTGATCAGCGCGGTGACCTGGCTCCGCGAGCATCCCGACGCCGGGGGCTGGACGCTGCGGCAACTTCCCGTGCCCGGGATGCACACCAAATGGCTCGACACCCACGGCGCGCTGCTGCGCGACGTCACCGCACGCGACGTCCGCGACGAGGTCCGGCCCCGGCTGACCGTCATGCACCTGACCTATGTCGATCCGCGCCACGCCGCGTCGGGCCGCCGTCGGCACGATGCCTGGACCAGCGGGGACGTGCACGACATCGCCTACCAGCCGCGCGTCGTCCTGGTCGTCGAGAACCGCGACTCGCGCCTGTGGTTCCCGCCGATCAGCGACACCATCGTGGTCGAAGGAGGAGGGAAGGCCGCGGCGGCGCTCCTCGCGAACGTGCCGTGGATCCGGGCAGCGGAACACGTCGTCTATTGGGGTGACATCGACGCGGACGGGTACGCGATCCTCGACCACTTCCGTGCCGCGCTCGCCAAACCGGTCGCCTCCATCCTCATGGACGCCGCCGACCTGCACCGTTACGCCCGGCACGGCGTCAACCACGACAAGGCCGGTCGAGCCATCAAACCGTCGTCGGCGGTCCTGGCGCACCTGACCGAGGCCGAGAGCATCGCGTACAACACCATCGCCACCGCGGGTCCCACCCCGTTCCGCCGCATCGAGCAGGAAGCCGTCCCGCTGACACACGCCGCGACTCGGCTGCTAGAGATCGTGGACGGTTCGGTACGGCAATGA